The Megalobrama amblycephala isolate DHTTF-2021 linkage group LG1, ASM1881202v1, whole genome shotgun sequence genome segment TCATGGAGGTGTTTCTGGAAAATATTATAGTATTCTTCTCTCTTCTTCTTAACATATATTTCAGGATCATTGgcttctctgaacattctgtgTTGGTCAGTGATCATCTTGTTTGCTCTCTTACAGATGGAATGAACCAAGTCCATGACAAATTTACTTTTAAACACATATTTCACTTGTCCTTCCTGATGTTCTTTTACTCTTGTCCTGATGTAATCTGCGAGTTGTGGAATGCAGCTAATGTTGTAGCCCATCtttgaaatgttaaatgacTGAATAATTTTGTCTGCTTGCTGACCAACATCTGTGACTAATGATCTTATTTGGGCTTCATCCTCTTTAGAAAGAGCATAAACAAACCTCCCTATAGCTAATTTGATggcatttttaaaatctgtAAATTCACTGGACCGGTTTTCCTTTACATAATCAGAATAACTTGCCACAGAAAAAATATCCCTGCTCTCCATCCAGTGATTGAAAAAAACACCTCTATTGATGTCACTGTGGTGCTTTTTCACATCTCTCATTATGTCAATGTCTTTGATTGCAGGAGTGTCTTTGATGATCTTCTTCACACTGTATTCCAAAAAGAAATCAAACTCTTTCTTCAGTGTTTCTTTATCATTTGCTATATCTTTGAGTTGTAAGGCAAGTTCTTTGCTCTTTTCATAGAGAATGTTTTCATGATCTGTCCTCTGAGCATCAATTATTTTCTTCAGGTCTTGCTGATGAAGAATCTCATTTAATTTTCTATTTGTGTCTCTTACAATGTTTTCCTGAATCtctttaattttgatttcaaatgATGTTTTCCACTGAATCAGTAAATCTGCATCTGTGTCTTTCTCAAAGAATTCAGACATTGATCTTTCCACTTCTCCACTTGTCTTCTTCAGTTCTATTTGAAGATCAGTTTCCTCAACCTCATGGAtttctttattttctattcTGTTGTACAGTTTGTTCTCAGTTTCCATCATGGCACTACGAAGACTCCAGGACCACTTGTTGTATTCAGTCTCTAGTTTCCTGTAGGCTGTGACCTTTTGGAGTTAAAAGCAACACAAATCATTCAATAACCTTTATTGTTAGAGTTTGGCAAGTTTTGGTGGGTTATTATttctgttacattttttttttaataacagaaCTTGTACTGAACACTCACCTGTACTGAATCATCAGTTTTAGAGCACATCTTCATCTCTTTACTCTTAGTAGGTCTCAGATATTGATAGTCAGAAATCTGTTTCTCCCTTTCACTTCTTTTATCATCATGCTcttctcttttctttctctttttgccaCGATGCTGTCTTTCTTcctccatcatcatcttcataaTCGCTTCTTCATGTTTGCCTACCAGTTCTTCTCTGACTCTGTCTATCAGGATCTTCATCTGTTGttcttgtttttctctctccatctctctgaaCATCTTACATGAGTAGAAACTCTCTCCGTTCACTCTCACCATGTTGTCTATCTTCTCCAGTAGATCAGATACATGTGTTCTGTCTCCagtctgattattattaaacaccTGGTATCTGTTTCCACACACTTCAATCAGATTCATCAAAGGAGTTCCAGGTTTTCCTAGAAACTGTTCAATGGTTTGGTTCTTCAGATCATCTCCTCTGGTGAAGAGCACCATGGTGTACATTAAAGATTTCTCTCCAAACGTATCTTGGATGATCTTGACTGATGTTGCTTCTTCTTGAGTAAATCGTCCTAAATTGAGCACAATGATGAACACATGTGGTCCAGGTAGAATCATGTCAATGCAGTTGCTGATTTCTCTCTGGATCTCCTCATTACTCAGTTCAGTATCAAATATTCCTGGTGTGTCGATCACAGTAACGTGTCTGCCGTTGATTTCAGATGTTTCTCTCTGACACTTTTTAGTCACTGATTGCTGAGATGTTTCTGCTTTAAACGCATCTCTTCCTAAGATTGTGTTTCCTGTTGCACTTTTCCCAACTCCAGTTTTTCCCAGCAGCACAATCCTCATTTCATCTTCACTCTCTGTTGAACCTGTAAAAGAAGAATTCCATAAGTCCTGAAGAcctatttaaacaatttaaaaaatccatttgTCCTGGACAAGTATTGAGCCCTTCTCAGTGTCATTTGGAATCAGAAATGGGTTCAAGTTAATCAAAAAACCTTGATTAACTGAATCAGGTGTATTAGGACTAAACTTTGTaggaaggtagatctccaggagcATTACTGTCTTAGTAATGCAGTCCACTACATTCCATGAAAGTCTGACATACAGTTGTTAAATGGGACAATCTAGCCTATGGAATTGTTAACCCTGTTTCCTAGCAACTGTGACAGCTGactgaaaacaaaacatggtTCACAACCTGTCTAACCATGTTCAGCTTGGTCCATTTATGTACgtaataaaaagtatataaaactACATACTACATATCGTCGCTGTCCGATGAAAACCACGTATGTCCATTTTGCCGATTTTGAGATTTTTCGATGGATTGAATGTCCAGGTTCATTTCCGTATACAGTATGCTTCACATATCTAAATGgccaatgaaaagttgtgaaatcATGTCATCTGATTTTCACGTATATCCATTCGGTgtcaaagctgtcaatcacgccGCGTATCTCCCGCCCTGTGGAAGCATCTCGCCggtctcgtgaagtttcatcgaAGCTCAGCACTGGATAGTCGAATAACACTGTGAGGTTACATTGCCAAATAAACATAGCCTGGTGAGACAATGACTTTCCTTTATCGAGGTAAACGTTTCCCCCCTGATGCCAGACGTACGTCTAGGAGTGACAAAATTACGGTAGGACTGTGCAAACAAAGTATCTGTCTAGCATTACCATGTCAGTGTATTGATTCATTGTCCCTTCATAGTTTGCAagagacatttaataaatttataattaatattaaataaactaagcGTATTTAATAAACTAAGACGTAGGCTATTAATAAACTGAGCGTATTCATCTGTCAATATGAAACGCGACTTGGCCATTCTAATTAATGATCGGAAGAACGTGTATCGACCACCGTTATTGTAAAATATGCACGTATGTccatttaaactcaattttggtcaaatgtGGATTATATCATTATACTGGCAAGAATATGGTTACATGTAAAGATGCCGTACCAAGTATGACAACGCTACATTCAACTGCTTTTGAAATACggtgtttttttcacttcctgaaaagtaaccgtTTTGGACATACGTGAGTTTCATCGGGCAGCGACGATATACTATCTATAAAATCtacatttgaacatttttttcttttaaaattcaTTCGTTCTATCCTTCATGGCTCAGGAATAAAAGATTGTGGGCTGCATTTGAAGGACCCTTTAAAATGAGAGAGCCTTTATCACATTGCTGTAATTCAGTTAGCCCTGAATTGGGATACAGCTATTGACTTTATGATCATTACCTTGAAAATGAGTGTTTGTCTGTAGTTTTTTCATCTGTGCATCAAAAAATGTCTCTGTGGAGAAAAACTCTCCTCTGTTTTCTCCCAGCATCTTCTCAATGTTCTCCATCAATGTGGACACTTGTGTGGCGGGACCAAAGAAATGATGTCGTCCTCCAAAACCCTCAATGACAGACTGTGTTTCATCATTGAGTTCAGCTGTCTGATGCTCTGAACTCTGCATTATGAGGATCATCATGTGTTTGTTGATTCTTGAGCTGAATACCCTTTGGATCTCCTCCATTTCTGATTTGTCTTCATCAGTCATTGGAGCGTCAGGAATAATGAGGAGGAAAACATGAACTCCAGGATCACAGAGAAAAACACAGCGGAGAGTCTGACGCACCATTTCCTCCTCTGAGAGACGACTGAGAGCTGGAAGCTTCACCAGACTGATCAGACGGCCATGAAGCTGCACGTCTCTCTTCACACACTCTGGTCTTCTGTCTTTCTGCTGCAGGATCAGCTCTGATATGGAGGATTTTAATGTCCCGTCACGACCACACACAACCAGATTCAGCTTCACACCCTCTGAAACcgttaaagaaatttaaaacacttattatagTTCATTTATCACAACAAATATCATCATAATATTATCCCACTCATATCTTTTTGTGGCCtgttgagttaaaaaaaaaaaaaatcgatgaACCTTCACAATCCAGGTGACGTCCATTATTCATTTGCACAATGTCCTCAAACGTCTGCAGAAGATCATCAGGAGAGCTGCTCCTCTGAAGACTGAAGTGTCTGTAGAAGCATTTCTGAATGATCTTCTGTAGGATATCATTGGTTTCAGTTGGCTCTTGTGTGGTGAGCACCATGGTGTGTTGATAAACCTGCTCAGAGAAAGAGTCCAGCACCTTCTCCACACACTCCTGATCTTCCGCTGAACACTGATCATGTTTGAGGACCAGAACGATCACATGAGGTCCTGGATCAGACAgagacacacactctctcactgtCTGTGTGATCTGATGATCTGAGATGTTTGTCTGGAGCAGCTGAGGACTGTTGATGACTATCATGTATCTGTCCTTCAATCTTCCTCCGACTCTCTCCACAACATCTGGACGAGCTTCACTGTCAAACGCTGCTCGTCCCAACAGGAAGTTTCCCACTCGGCTGTTTTCTGACATGCTCTTCCCCAGCAGAATGATCCTCAGATCACTGACTGAAACAAACACATGTAACAAGTCAATTACACCAAGATCTAACAATATCTTTAACATCACAgttaaagaaatattaataaaactgacCAGTTGGATGTGTTTTTGAGGTTAAATTTATCTCTTTTGTATTAAAGAAGATAAACTGAGCACAATTTCCACAAGCTCTGTTATGGTTATGGAAACgtaaaaatgtccagttttcttaATGTTAAATGGACATTTTTTTAAGGTTAGTATGATGCTCCTGAAGCATTCTTCcaacttaattttttattaacaactcAACATTTTAAGAACGTTACATTCCAAAGTTCATAGAACATAACTTAAAAGTTAGAATAAtattcctgaaacattctttcaatttaatttttagCAACTCAACATTCTGCACAGCAAAATCCTCAGAGTTAAATGAACACTATTCAATGTCTAATGCAGTGGCGTTGTACTTAAAATCCGTCTGTCCGAGATGAAAAACAGTCTGCACTGCTACAGCACATATGGTAGATTACCGTTTATCTTACATGCACATTTCACTAAATGCAgattccctttcatgggaacagtTGAtgctatatatacacatatatatctAGATAGACTCTATAATGGCGGAAAAAGACACTAAGAAGGACAAGCAGCAGTTTACAAAGTGTGTGCCTCCCTGCAATCGATTCATCTCGGGTGGGGACTCACACGAGATGTGTGTAATCTGCCTGGGAGTTGAGCAcgcacaggcagctctcgagggagctgtctgtgttCACTGTGAGCGGCTCACTCTCGGAGTCCTGAGATCGCAGCGGGCAGTCTTCGAGGAGAGTGCTGCGGCCGGTGTTCCTCGATCTGGTCCCGCCGCTGCCGAGGCACAGCGAAGGCTGCATTCGTGGGGATCACAAATGGATCTGGTAGAGAGGGTTGAGACGGGCTCTGCCTTATCTCTTCCCTTACCTgccagacccagtgtctctcctctggtggtggaagcacgcgctgcggtttcttccccctaGAGAGAGGCACCGGCGCTCAACgtatcttcctccgaggaggttgatgtggtAAGCGTCGAGGCTGTTGATGAGGAACTGCCATCTTCATCTCCAGCTTATGAGGAGCTGCTGGAGGTAGTGACTAGGGCAGTCGAtaagctgaaaatagactggcCCGCGAAGAGGAGCGAGAATAAACCAAAAAGTAAACTTGATGAGCGCTTCCTCCCCGCACGGTCAATACCCCAGCGTCAGGGTCTGCCGTTCTTTCCcaggtgtcgaggtcgtggaacAGACCAGTGCAATATTGTGTGTTCAGCCCCCAAACATCCATCTACAGCAATATTATGGGGCTGAAACACAAcggctatggggcgatgcctagggttgaagagacgcttgcgagctatctctcgcccgAGTCTGCATTGTCCCTTAAGACCCCGACATTGCCCACCAAGCCTTTAAAAACTACATCAGGGCTGGTGGGCAAAGCTTAttcggcagcaggtcaggctgcAGCCTGTTTACATACGATGTCGATTTTACAAGCATATCAGgctgacctgctgggggaaataGATGAGAGTGGGGAAGTGACATTTGAGTCTATTCAAGAGCAACGCAAAGCAACAGATCTAGCTCTCACTTGTGGCTCAATTTGTCGGATATGAAAGATAAGGACAAGAATATCCTTATGGatgcgccgctgtctcctgcgGGCCTATTCGGTGATGCAGTATCTACTGTCGTCGATAGGTTCCAGGAGACACGCAAACAATCAGCGGCCTTCGAGAGGTTCTTCCTGttgtcagggttttacagctgttacttcattgttccaaagaaggatggagggttgcgtctcATCATAGATTTACGGGTGTTAAATCGATCTGaacaaaaattaaagttcaagatgcttacactcaaacagattatcccacagatcaggtccgaggactggtttgtggcaatagacctgaaagacgcatactttcatgtatccatccatccatcctcatcacaggaagttcctcaggtttgctttcaggggcgaagcttaccaatacagtgttcttcccttcggcctatctctatcaccccgcacattcacgaagtgcgtggatgcagctctggctccgCGGAGgctccagggcatccgcataCTGAACTATATTGACGACTGGTTGATtttagctcaaacagaacagttggcagttcaacatcgagatgttatTCTGTCACACATGaagaggcttgggctgaggctcaatgccaagaaAAGTGTGCTGGTTCCAAGTCAAATTACCAACTATCTAGGAGTAGTTTGGGActccaccacgatgcaggcaTATCTATCAcctgctcgtgtgagttccattctcggggccatgaatggggtgaagttaggccagtcactcactgtcaaacagtttcagagactgttgggtcttatggcagctgcgtccaacgtgataccttttgcCCATTgtcgcgtaatgcttacgacagatgcttccctcatgggctggggggcgatcatgagtggtcgctcagctcagggtctatgggaggaccatcagcgtttctggcacataaatcggctggaaatgatggcggtatttcttGCACtaaaatacttcctcccagacctgaggggccatcACGTGTTTGTCCACACGGACAACACGGTGGTGGTCTCATATATCAACCAACAGGGGGGTCTACGGTCTCGTCAACTTTGCAAATTGGCCCGTCGGATCATCCTGTGGTCCCCGGAGAAGCTCCTCTCACTGAGAGCAGCCTATATTCCAGGGCATCAGAATGTGGGGGCAGACGCCCTGTcaaggcaggggccgaggcccggggagtggAGATTCCACACCGAGGTGATGGAGCTCATTTTGAAAAAGTTCGGTCAAGCGGAATTAGATCTGTTTGCTTCGGGAGAGTCAACCCAGTGTCCACTGTAGTACTCCCTAACGCACCCAGAACCTCTGgggctggatgccatggtacagacgtggccccGTACTGGCCAACAAGGATATGGTTCTCAGATCTGATATCTTTATTAGACGGCTCCCTgatggagcttcctctcaggcaggatctcctgtctcaagcgggcAGGACAATATTCCATCCTCGCCCAGAGctatggaaactgtgggcctggcctctgagggggccaggcTCATAGATTCCGGtctcccaactgaggttgtggagaccatccttcactccagagctccctccatgaggaagttatatttatataaatggaAATTGTTTTGTTACTTGGTGTAATCAACGCAGTACGGACCCCGTTCATGCATCTATTAGCCTTGTGCTTCAGTTCCTTCAGGAAAAGTTTTCGGAAGGGTTATCTCCTTCAACATTGAAGGCCTATGTAGCAGTCATTTTGGCTTATCATGCTCCTTTGGGGGGTTCCTCGGTGGGTCGAGACCCTCTTGTCATACGCTTCCTTCGTGGTGcactgaggctgaggcctgtAGTACGTACAAGAACTCCAGCCTGGGACTTGGCTAGAGTGTTAGAGGGGTTAGCTGGGGCTCCCTTCAAACCACTAGAAGTTCCAGAAAAGTTCCTCACTTTAAAGACCATCTTTTTTTTTGGCAATCTCATCTCTTAAAAGAATAGGAGATTTACAAGCCCTATCGGTTGCTCCTTCATGTTTGGAATTTGCGCCTGGTATGGTTAAGGCTTTCCTTTTACAAGTTCGGATCAGGAGAAACTTAATCTGCTCTGCCCTGTTAGGGCTCTAGATacatatgtccacagagctgccctgtggcgtaaaACAGACCAATTGTTCGTGtgttatgggtcccctaagaaggggggcccagcatctaagcagagaatgagcaagtgggtggtcgaggccatttCACTTGCCTACGAAGCAGCCGGACAGCAGTGTTCACTAGCGGTCCATGCTCATTCTATCAGGGGTATGGAGGCCTCAAAGGCATTGTTGTCAGGAGTCTCTATGAATGATAtatgtgatgcagctggatggtcatcccagcacacattTATTAGGTTTTAGAACCTAGATGTAAACTCCATTCCAGGTTCCTCAGTTCTGTCCACAAGATAAAGACAGGTACTTGGTTCTACGGCGTAGTTGGGACAGCGTTCCCATAACGTCCCATAGCGTcgacagttcccatgaaagggaacgtctcgggttacttgtgtaaccctggttccctgaatagggaacgagacgctacgtcgcgTTGCCATACCCCCGGCACACCTGTGAGCGTCTTGCTTCAGCCATAATCCAGAAGCTTTgctatgctttatagtttcctggtccgtgacgtcacccgcttcTGACGTCTCGTCTCATCATTGGTTAGATACAGAGGTGATTCATGACACAATCACGCAGAGGGTTCCCATAACGTCATATGatgtagcgtctcgttccctattcagggaaccagggttacacaagtaacccgaGATGTTTTGTGTCGGGTATTTAAATAGTCAGCTGTTAAACAGTACCTGTTTCTACCGGCAGGTGAGACTGTTGTTAGACAGCAAGCTTAAAAAAAACCTGCCACTGAACCATCGTCATGCATTCATTATTAGAAGAGCTGAAGAGGTAATAATATTACAACTGTTCCGAGAAGTTCTAACTACTAACTAAGCTTAATAATTGTTCACGGTATACAATGTGTGTAGTTTTGGTGAAATAAAGTTGTACTAGCTTTATATAGATATGATATAGTCAGTTAGGCACCTGTCTGATAATATTTGTTACTGTAATGTTATCTAGTGTTCGGCAAATttcccagtgttaaattaacaatgCTCATGGTTTATATGAGTCCACACTCAAGAGTGTTATAAGTAGGATTGGGTATCGAGAACCAGTTTCCATTTTAGAACCGGTTCCAAATTTCAAAGAACTGGGTATTCGATACGATGCACACGTTTTGGTTCTGTTTATTGATTCCTGACTGTTTTTCAGTCATTCTCGCACGGTCAACAGCAGTGAGCATTTTACAATTGTATCTGTCTGCTAAGACCTGCGACAAGGACCTTATCTCATCACACAAATACGCAGTTCATTACAATTGACACTGACTTTTGCTTCAACACGGCATTAATCTGAaggaattaaaggattagttgatttctagcccttgcattagctttacaagatatatttatggagatgagaaataaaacccagctgagcttttgatgttgttacggaaaggccgaagctgattagttggttcttgtcacatgacctgcagTGCGCTTGAGGCATTCTGAAAAGCATATAGGCGCGCCtggaaacatttgaaataaagaacattttaaattatgcgCCTACATAATAACGAACTTCCGCGTGCAAAAGACGTGATATGTGAAATCTAACCCAGCCGCAAGTCCAAAAGCACCAGATACAGCTAATATTAGCAATAGCAGCATCTCACTCAGGTACAAAAACAGTTACAGCCTACTGGTTATAGCTTAAATGTGGCAAGAATAAAAGgtaaaaacgtctcgggttacagatgtaacccctgttccctgagtaagggaacgagacgctacgtcgaatgacgtgatgggaaccctctgcattttgtgttcgtgaagcacctctgtatccaaccaatgaggaaacgtgacgtcagaggcgggtgacgtcacgaaccaggaaactataaagcatacccagaacaaagaacgctagcttctggaaTATGTCTGAAGCAAGACGCTCACAGGTATGCCGGGGGTACGGCaacgtgacgtagcgtctcgttcccttactcagggaacaggggttacatctgtaacccgagacgttccctttcgtgggaactatcgacgctacgtcgaatgacgtgatgggaacgctatcccaactacgccgtatCACCAAGTACCTGTCTGTTATCTTGTAGACAGAACTGAGGACCCCGGAGAGGAGCCTACATCCAGGTTGTAAAACCAATAaatgtgtgctgggatgaccatccagcagAACCACATATGTCATTAATGGATATTCCTGACATTAAGGCCTTTGAGGCCGCCATACCCCTAGTCAAGTGAACACGGACAGCTAATGGAGATGGCTGTCCGGCCGcctcataagcaagtgagatagcctcgaccacccacttgctcattctctgcttagatgctggaCCTCCTTTCTAATGAGACCCATAAAACACACAAGCAATTGATCTCTTTTGccccacagggcagctctgtggacatatgcatctaaagccctcactgggcagagcagattgAGTTTCTCCTGATCCAAAGTTGTAAATGGAGGAAGATGGACGGCCTGAAGTACAATGGAACCTGGGACGTTGGTGGGGACCTTAGGCATATAGCCTGGTCTAGTGTGCAGGAATGCTTTGACCATTCCAGGTGCGAATTCCAAAC includes the following:
- the LOC125262569 gene encoding uncharacterized protein LOC125262569, whose amino-acid sequence is MLKILLDLGVIDLLHVFVSVSDLRIILLGKSMSENSRVGNFLLGRAAFDSEARPDVVERVGGRLKDRYMIVINSPQLLQTNISDHQITQTVRECVSLSDPGPHVIVLVLKHDQCSAEDQECVEKVLDSFSEQVYQHTMVLTTQEPTETNDILQKIIQKCFYRHFSLQRSSSPDDLLQTFEDIVQMNNGRHLDCEEGVKLNLVVCGRDGTLKSSISELILQQKDRRPECVKRDVQLHGRLISLVKLPALSRLSEEEMVRQTLRCVFLCDPGVHVFLLIIPDAPMTDEDKSEMEEIQRVFSSRINKHMMILIMQSSEHQTAELNDETQSVIEGFGGRHHFFGPATQVSTLMENIEKMLGENRGEFFSTETFFDAQMKKLQTNTHFQGSTESEDEMRIVLLGKTGVGKSATGNTILGRDAFKAETSQQSVTKKCQRETSEINGRHVTVIDTPGIFDTELSNEEIQREISNCIDMILPGPHVFIIVLNLGRFTQEEATSVKIIQDTFGEKSLMYTMVLFTRGDDLKNQTIEQFLGKPGTPLMNLIEVCGNRYQVFNNNQTGDRTHVSDLLEKIDNMVRVNGESFYSCKMFREMEREKQEQQMKILIDRVREELVGKHEEAIMKMMMEEERQHRGKKRKKREEHDDKRSEREKQISDYQYLRPTKSKEMKMCSKTDDSVQVTAYRKLETEYNKWSWSLRSAMMETENKLYNRIENKEIHEVEETDLQIELKKTSGEVERSMSEFFEKDTDADLLIQWKTSFEIKIKEIQENIVRDTNRKLNEILHQQDLKKIIDAQRTDHENILYEKSKELALQLKDIANDKETLKKEFDFFLEYSVKKIIKDTPAIKDIDIMRDVKKHHSDINRGVFFNHWMESRDIFSVASYSDYVKENRSSEFTDFKNAIKLAIGRFVYALSKEDEAQIRSLVTDVGQQADKIIQSFNISKMGYNISCIPQLADYIRTRVKEHQEGQVKYVFKSKFVMDLVHSICKRANKMITDQHRMFREANDPEIYVKKKREEYYNIFQKHLHEATSAAIFGEIICQKLKEPIEQSVYKKTARDLKDEIRSNCESLNGNRSNLEKHILKTLAENEDFDKYMNYIHNPRDHFKSFIRDEVSQYIIQKFSVNVLPKMKKNIELLQQKIMKAAHESTEHVQVNRGDAGLWLRSFTQKLSDELIFSEKDLSGVKHDDVDDFNLLEDVIRQELPAIMSDISSRFNRKTFLVNLDYKFRPHQLLIDHFCQCCWVQCPFCKAICTNNIENHHEDHRVAFHRVDGINGTYHGLTQNLCTDICTSLVGSDQYFNTPDGQFKYKEYSTAGGVYAEWSITPDLSDLPYWKWFVCRFQKDLEKCYSKTFQGKGKIPHKWKKYTKQDAIESLDQCI